A window of Kineococcus sp. NBC_00420 genomic DNA:
GGACGCCCGAGGTCAGGACCTGTGCGGCTGACTCCTCCGCCGGGGCGATCCGCTGGTTCCCGCGCGGGTCGCGGACGCCGAGCCAGGCGATGAGGAACCCGATGACCACGAGGCCGATCGAGGCGACCATCGCGCCCGTCTCACCCGGGGTGCCGCCACCGAACAGCGGGATCGCCCCGACGGCGAACAGCGAGCCCAGCGTCGGCAGACCACCGGTGAACGCGACGTAGAACCAGCCGACGGCCGCGCCGTTGCGTTCTGGCCGGGTGGTGATGTTCACCCACACCAGGAACGCGAAGGCGAAGAGCGGGAACCCGAACCCCCGGACGGCGTAGGCGGCCGCGGCCAGCGGGAAGCTCTCCGCCTGCAGGGCGAGCAGGAACAGCACCTCGAAGACGACCCAGACGACGAAACCCAGGGCCATGACCCGGCGCGGCCCGAACAGGTCGGACAGGGCCCCGGACACGTAGCTGCCGACGAGGACGCAGAGGCTGTAGTAGGTGATGATGCTCGCGACGGCGCTCTCCGGTCGACCGAGCACGTCGACCAGGTGCGGGGTCAGGAAGTTCGACTCGACGCCGTTGCCGGTCATGAAGACCAGGACCCCGACGAAACCCCAGCGGAGGACCGGGGGGATGCCCAGTCGCTGCAGCCGGCCCTCCGACGGCGCGTCGGTCGTGCTCTGCGGGGTCACGACAACCCCGGGACGATGGACACCTTGACGGAGTTCGCCGAGTCGGCCACGAGGTCGAGTCCCTTCTGGAACTCTTCCAGCGGCAGCTGGTGGGAGCAGATCTCGTCCAGCGGCAGCCGGCCCGAGGCGATGAGCTTGAGCGCGGCGGGCCAGGTGTTCTGCCCCAGGTGGGCCCCCAGGACGTTCAGTTCCTTGTCGTCGCTGATGATCGACCAGTCGACCGACACCGGGTCCTTGAACACCGAGTACTCGACGAAGGTCCCGAGCTTGCGCAACAGGTTCAGGCCCTGCGCCACCGCCGACGGGTGACCGGTCCCCTCGATGTAGACGTCGGCACCGTAGCCGTCAGTGAGGTCCTTGACGGTCTGGACCACGTCGACCTCGGTGATGTTCAGGGTGAGGTCGGCCCCGCACTTCTTCGCCAGTTCCAGCTTCTGCGGCAGCGCGTCGAGGGCGATGATGCGCTTCGGGAACTTCGCGGCCGCACCGGCGATCATGCCGAGGCCGATCGGGCCGCAGCCGGCGATGACGACGGTGTCGTCGAAGCGGATGTTCGCCCGCTCGACGGCGTGCAGCGCGCAGGACAGCGGTTCGGCGTAGGCGACCTGCCACGGCGGGAGGTCCGAGGGCGCCTTGTGGACCAGCGCCTCCTTCGGCAGGACCATGTACTCGGCCATGGCGCCCGGGGTGCGGCGCTTGAACCCGAACATGTCGTGCGGCTGGCACATGTGGTAGTTGCCGGTGTTGCAGTAGCGGCAGTTCCAGCACGGGACGATCTGCTCGGCGACGACGCGGTCGCCTTCCGACACGCCCCAGCGGGCGGTCGCCTCGGCGTCGATCCCGACGACGCGGCCGGTGAACTCGTGTCCGGGGACGACCCCGGTCTCGGTCCACGCCGGGCGGTTCTCGTCGCCCCAGAACTTCGCGGCGCCGTGGTAGCACTTCAGGTCGCTGGCGCAGATGCCGACGGCCTCGACCTTCAGCAGGATCTCCCCCGGTCCCGCGACCGGGACGGGGATCTCCTCGAGGCGGTAGTCCTCCGGTCCGTGCACCACGACGGCTCGCATGGTCTGTGGTTCAGTGCCGGTCATCAGCTGCTCCCTCGCAGAGTCCGTCGACCCCTCACGGGTCCGTCCTGTCCTGACCCTAGGACCGGCCAGCACAGATGTCCAGCACACATGTGCACGGCCGACTCGAGTGCCCTCCCCGCCGCTGGGTAGCGTGGCGGCCGACACAGGAGGTGGGGGCGTGGTCAAGGGACCCAAGGGAGACAGCCGGTTCCCACTGGCGCTGGCGCACACCGCCGCGACGCTCTACTACCTGCAGGACGCGACCCAGGCCGAGATCGCGGAGCGACTGGGCACGTCCCGCGCGACCGTGAGCCGTCTGCTGCAGGAGGCGCGGGACCGGGGACTGGTCCGCATCGAGGTGCTGCCGCTCCCCCGGGAGGACCCCGACGACCTCGCGGAACGGCTGCGCACGGCCCTCGGGCTGGAGGGGGTCTGGCTGTCGCCCGCCACCACGACCCAGCACGTGGCCGAGGCCGTCTCGCCCGTCCTGGCCGTGCTGCTCGCCGGCCTCGGCCTCGTCGCCGGGGACGTGCTCCTGGTCTCCTCGGGGCGGACCGCCTACGAGATCGCCCGACGCGAACTGCCCGCGTTGCCGGGCGTCGTCGTGGCCCCGATGGTCGGCGGCCAGGACGAGGCCGAGGCCTGGTACCAGACCAACGAGATCACCCGTCGCGTCGCCGCCGCCGTGGGCGGGACCCCGCGGTTCCTGCACGCTCCCGCGTTCCCGGGGCGCGGGCTGCGGCGCAGCCTGGTCGCGGACCCGGAGTTCAAGCGGTTCACCGCGCTCTGGGAGAGCGCCCGGTGCGCGGTCATGGGCGTGGGCGCCCCTCCGCTGCAGCGCGACTCGATCCCGAGCTTCGTCCCCACCGCGGAGACCCCGTTGCGCGACGCCGTCGGCGACGTCGCCTCCCGCTTCTACGACGCGCACGGCGTGGAGATCTCCTACGACGGCGCCGACCGCCTCATCGCGATCCCGCTCGACGTGCTGCGGGCCGTCCCGCACCGCATCGCCGTCGTCTACGGGGCGGTGAAGGTGCCGAGCGTCCTCGCCGGCGCCCGCGGCGGCTTCTTCAACCACCTCGTCACCGACCCGGCGACGGCCGCCAAGCTCCTCACGGCGGCGTGAGACCCCACGCGTCCCGGTCGTCGTCGGCGAGCCGTTCCAGCACCGCCGCGAGCTGGTCGCTGCGCAGGTAGGAGGGGTTGCTCCCCGCCGCCATCCGGATCACCTCCGCCGCGCGGAACCGGCCGTCGGCGAGCAGCGCGGACCGCTCGACCGGCGCTCTGAGGGGCAGGAGGTCGAGCTCCACCCGGTCGTCGTCGCCCGGGACCCCCGCGAGCCGTCCCACCGCCGCGACCCCGGGGTCGCGCGCTCCGCTCACCCACAGCAGGCACGGCTGCCCGGCGGCCATCAGGCCCAGCCGGTAGCTCGGGCGCAGGCATCGTCGCACCGCCTGCCATCCCGCCGGCTCCAGTTCCGCGGGCCGACCGGCCGACTTCACCAGCCAGCAGGCCACGTCGTCGTTCGACAGCCGGCGCACCCGCTCATCGTGGCCGAGGTCCGCCGAGGTCGCCCGCCCGAGCGGCGAGGGCCCGCGCCGCGAACGTCCCCAGCCAGTGAGTGCTGGCGTAGCCGTCGGCGGACAACGCCTCCAGGCCCCGCCCGAGGTGCACGTCGGCGGCCCCGGAGAGGACGCCCCGCCTCGAGTCGGTCGGGTCCAGCGCGGCGGCCAGGTCCGCCAGGGCGGCCGCGCGCGAGAGGTTCAGCCCGTCGAGGTGGCCGAGGCGGCCGTCCAACCGGTCGGGCACCGCGACCGGTTCGAGCAGGGTCCGGGGTTCCCCCTGCGCCAGTCCCGGCCAGAACCCCTGCAGCCACGGCGGGAACTCCTCGGCGGGGAGCAACCGTCGCACCAGGTCGGCCTCGGCCAGACCCGGCGAGAGGAAGTCCTCTCCCGACGGTTCCCAGGTCAGGGGGGCGTCCCGGTCGGGCAGGAACCAGTCCGTGGCCGTGGCGCGCACGGCGTCGGCCAGGTCGTCCCGGCCCAGCACGGGAGCCGCGTCGAGGAGCAGGCCGAGCGAGAACGCGGAGTTCGCGTGGGTTCCGGCGCGCACCGGACGCCCCGCCCGCGGCAGCCAGTCGAGGACGAGGTCGGCGACGGCGTCGGCCGCGGGGCGCAGCGCCGATCCCCAGGCGGGGTTCGCACCGGTCCAGGCCCGGCACTGCGCGGCGAGGGTCACCAGCCAGGCCCAGCCGTAGGGCCGTTCGAAACCCGGCGACGTCACCAGGGCGAGGGTCTCGCGTTCGAGGTCGGCCGCGGTGAGGTGGTCGTCGAGAACGGCCCGCACCGCCTCGACGTCGATCTCCTCGGGGTGGTGCTCGAGGAGGAACACCAGCAGCCAGTGCGTGTGCACGGCGGAGTGCCAGTCGTAGCACCCGTGGAAGGCCGGGTGCGCCGCCCTCGGCCGGACCAGGTCCCCGGGACCCCGGAGTTCCGTCCCCGGCGCGTGGGGGAACTCCCGCCGCACGTTCGCCACGGCCGTCCGGGCCAACCGCCCGGCGAGCGGGGCGAGCATCAGAAGGCCAGGAAGTACATCAGGACGACGTTCGCGACGAGCAGCGGGACGGCCGTCGGGATCTGCTGCCGGATCACGGCGTAGTTGCTCCTCAGTTCCAGCAACGCCACGGGGACGACGTTGAAGTTCGCGGCCATCGGGGTGCAGAGCGTCCCGCAGTACCCCGACAGCATCCCGATCGCGAACACCACCGGCGGGTTCCCGCCCATGGCCTCGACGAGCACCGGGTAGCCGATCGCCGCGGTGAGCACCGGGAAGGCCGCGAAGGCGTTGCCCATGACGACGGTGAACACCGCCATGCCGACGCAGTAGAGGATCACCGCCGGCAGCAGCGCGCCGTCCGGCAGGACGGCCGAGACCGTGGTGCCGATGGCGTCCCCGACCCCGGCGGTCGCGAACACGAGCCCGAGCACCGACAGCAACTGCGGCAGGACGAGGGCCCAGCCGAGGTCCTCGGTGAGGCGACGTCCTTCGGTCAGGGCGAGGGCCGGCGTCCGTTGCCGGAACAACCACATCCCGACCGGGACCGCGATGATCCCCGCCGCGGCGAGACCGATGACGGTCTCGCTGCCGCTCTGGAGCAACGGCTGACCGCCGACGGTGATGTCCTTGCCCACCGTGGCGCACAACGCGGTCACGACCGGGATGATGAGGACCGGGACGAAGAGACGGTTCCCGAACCGGGCGGCGAGCACCTCGCGCGTCGCGAGCAGCGTCGTCCCCGCACGACCGGCCGGGGAAGCGGGGCCGTCGACGACCGCGGCCGTCCCTCCGCCCGCGGCGGACCCGCTGCGCGCCAACCGACCCGTCCCCGCGATCGCGGCGATGGCGACGATCGCGAGTCCGAGCGGCCACCCCGGCGCGGTCTGCGCCACGACGAACGAGCTGTAGGGGAAGCAGAGGCCGAGCAACGCCCAGAACGCGCCGCTCGTGGCCCGGCGGGGGTTGCTCCGGTCGCGGGCGACGAGGGCGCCGACGACGAGGAAGAAGAACCCCATCACCCAGTAGAACCACTCGACGCGGATCACCCCGCCACCTCCGACGTCCCGAACTTCGCCATCTCCCGGGCCAGCCCCCGGTCGGTGAGCAGGCTGCGGGTGCCGTGGACCAGCAGCGCCACCACCGCGGTCGGGATCGCCCAGAGCGCCAGCTGCAGGGGTTCGAGCGTGTAGCCGTAGGTCGTGTCGACGAAGGAGGTGATCAGCAGCACGGCACCGACGGCGACGAAGATGTCCTCACCGAAGAACGCGCCCACGTTGTCGGTGCTGGCCGCGAACGCGCGGATGCGCTGCGAGACCGCGTCGGGGAGGGGCCCGAACCGGCGGACGGCCGCGGCCTCGGCCATCGGCGCGACCAGCGGCCGGACGGTCTGGGCGTGGCCGCCGATGCTCATCAGGCCGATGGCCGCGGTGACCTGGCGGATCACGAAGTAGCCCGCGAGGATCCCGCCCGTGCTCAGCCGGGACATCTTCGACACCAGCCGCCGGGCCTGTTCCTGCAGACCGTTGCGTTCCACCATCCCGATCACGGGGAGGACGAGCAGGAAGATGCTGACGGACCGGGAACCGGCGAAACCGGTCCCGAACGCGTTCAGCACCTCGACGGGGGTCATCCCGCCGAGGAAACCGGTCACGAGACCGGCGACGGTGACGACGAGCATGGGGTTGAGCCGCAGGGCGAAACCCGCGACCACGACGAGGATTCCGAGGAGAACGAGCACTTCCGCGCCTTTCCGGAGGACGAACGGGAGGTCGAGTGTTCCCGGCGACGCTAGGGATCGTTCAACGATCGCGCAAGGGGTACGGTCGGACCAGTTTCCGCAGGCAACTCCCGGTCGAGCCCCCGAGGTGACGTCGACATGCCCACCACCAACCGCACCCCCCACGACAGCCCGTCCCGTCCGCTCCCGCCGACGGTGGAGGAATCCCGGCTCACCGCCCCGGTCGCCGAGCAGGTCCTCACCGCGTCCGGGTTCTCGACGCTCGTGGCGGAGTTCACGGCCGCCGCGAGCACGGCGAGCACCCTCGACGCCCTCCACGCCGTCGTGCGCGACCACGGCACCCGGCTGTGGGAGAGCGCCGTCCGGCGGGCGGGGAACCGACCGGGTTCCGACGGCCTGGACCCCTACGACGACCGCCCGCTGTACTGGGCCCGCACCGCGACGGGTTCGGTGCTGCGCAGCCTCGACAACGACGTCCTGGAGGTCCAGCACCAGCGCCTCGCCCTGCTGCACGTCCTGGACCGGACCTCCCGCGGCATCGACCGCCCGCTCTGGCCGGGAGCCGCCGCAGGGGACCTGCGCGTCGCGGTGAGCGGTTTCGACCCCTACGGCCTCGACGCCGACGTCCGGCACTCCAACCCGTCCGGATGCGCTGCGCTGCAGCTGGACGGCGCGACCTTCGACACCCCGGCGGGGCGTGTCGTCGTCCGGTCCGTCGTGCTCCCGGTGAACTACGGCGACTTCGACCAGGGGATCGTCGAAGACGCCTTCGGCCCGGCCCTGCTCGCGGGAGCGGACCTGATCACCACGATCAGCATGACCAGCCGCGGGCGGATGGACGTGGAGAAGTGGGCGGCGAACGCCCGCGGCGGCACCCCGGACAACAGCCGCGACCAGCACTTCGGGCCGGTGGGCCGCGCCGCCCGCTGGGCCCAGCCCGACCAGAACCCCGAGTGGATCGGGACGACCCTGCCACACGCGGCGATGGTCGCGGCAGGCACCGGCCCCTGGCCCGTCGTGCTGAAGCAGGGGATCCGGGAGTGGCCTGCCGGGTCGTTCCCCGACCCCGCGGCGCTGCGCTCGAACCCCGACCCCTCGCCCGGCAGCACCGCGGCGGCCGGGACGGGCGGCGACTACCTCAGCAACGAGAGCATGTACCGCTCGAACCGGTTGCGGCTCGCCCTCGGGGCGGACGACGTCCCCGGCGGCCACCTGCACGTCTCGGCGATCGTCGACCCCGTCGACCCCGCGGCGATCACCGACGCCGCGTTCGAGGAGGACCGCCGCGCGGTCGTCGACCAGACGATCGCGCTGGTCCGTGCCGCGGCCGAGGCCGTTCAGGCGGAGCGGCGGTCGCGGTAGGCCTGCAGCACGCGCCCTTCGGCCTCGTCGAGGTAGCTGCGCAACTCCCTGGCCGCCGCGACGCCACCGCGTTCGAGCAGGGTGTCCAGGACGACGTGGTTGCGCGCGAGGTACGAGCCGTGGAAGTCCTCGGGGGAACCGACGACGTGGAAGGCGAGACGCATCTCGTTCCAGATGCTCTGCATGAGTCCTTCGATGCGGACGCTGCCCAGTGCGGTCAGGGCCCGGTGGAAGTCGATGTCGGCGGTACCGACCCCGATCCAGTCCCCCGCCGCGGCGAGGCGCTCGGCGCGTTCGAGGGTCTCGGCGACGTCGGCGAGGCCGTCGGTGCGCCGGCCGTGGTCGCGGACGGCGGCGCACTCCACGAGTCGCCGGGCGTCGTAGAGCTCGTGGACGTCCTGTTCGCTGGGGACGCGGACGAACACCCCGCGGTTGAGCTCGTGGACCACCAGCCGTTCCTCGGCCAGCATCCGGAACGACTCGCGCAGCGTGTTCCGCGAGACCTCGAAGGCCGTGCAGAGCTCGGGTTCGGACAACCGCGAGCCCACGCCGTAGCTGCCGTCGAGGATCCCGTCCCGCACCAGGTCGGCGACCCGGTGCGCGCGACCGGAGCGGTCCTGGGGTTCCACGTCGTGGACGGTACCAGCGGGACCTCTTGCGGAATCGTTGAACGATCGGCAGGATCGCTCCGTGGCCACCATCGATCTGAACGCCGACGTCGGCGAAGGCTTCGGCCGTTGGGAGCTCGGCGACGACGACGCGGTCCTCGCCACGGTGACCAGCGCCAACGTGGCCTGCGGGTTCCACGCCGGGGACCCCGCCACCATGACCCGCACCGTGGCGAGCGCGAAGCAGCGCGGGGTCCGCATCGGCGCCCACGTCTCCTACCGCGACCTCGCCGGGTTCGGCCGCCGCTACGTCGACGCGAGCGAGGACGAACTCACCGGGGACGTCGTCTACCAGCTCGGCGCCCTGTCCGGCGTCGCCCGCACGCTGGGCGCGCAGGTCGACTACGTGAAACCCCACGGCGCCCTCTACAACACCATCGCCCACGACGAACGGCACGCCCGCGCGGTCATCACCGCACTGCTCAGCTTCGACGCGTCCCTCCCCCTCGTCGGCCTCGCCGGGTCACCGCTGCTGGAGCGGGCCCGTGCCGCGGGACTCACGGTCGTCGCCGAGGCGTTCGCCGACCGGGCCTACACCCCCGAGGGGAACCTCCTCTCCCGACGTGTTCCCGGGGCAGTGCTGCACGACCCGCAGGAGATCGCCGACCGGATGGTGCGGTGGGTGAGCGACGGGACCATCACGGCCGTGGACGGTTCCGAGGTGCCCGTCGCGGCCGAGTCCATCTGCGTCCACGGCGACTCACCCGGCGCGGTCGAGATGGCCCGGGCCGTGCGCAGCGGACTCGAGGGTGCGGGCGTCACCGTCCGCGCCTTCGCCGGTTGACCGTGCGGTTCCTCCCCTGCGGGTCCGACGGCCTCCTCGTCGAGGTCGCCGACCTCGACGAAGCCCTCGCCCTGCACGCCTCGCTGACCGCCGGGCCCCCGCCCGGGACGACGGAACTCGTCCCCGCCGCGCGCACCGTCCTCATCCGCTTCCAGCCCCTGCTGACCAGTGCCGCCACCCTGGCCGCCGCGGTGCGCGACCGGTCCCTGTCCCGTGGCGCGACAGCGACCGGAACCCTCGTCGAGATCCCCGTGCACTACGACGGCGAAGACCTCGCCGAGGTGGCCCGGACGTGCGGGATCGACGTCCCCGACCTCGTCCGCCGGCACACCGCCGCGACCTGGACGGTGGCGTTCACGGGTTTCGCGCCGGGTTTCGCCTACCTCGCCGGGGACGACCCCGTCCTCGACGTCCCCCGCCGCGGGACGCCCCGGACGACCATCCCCGCCGGGTCCGTCGCCCTCGCCGGCCGGTTCGGCGGGATCTACCCCCGGGCCAGTCCGGGAGGCTGGCGGTTGCTGGGACGGACGTCGGCCACGACGTGGGACGTCGAGCGAGCCGAACCGGCCCTGCTGCGGCCGGGCATGCGCGTCCGGTTCGTCGAGACCCCCGAGCCGCCCGTCCCCGCGGTGCCCCCGCCGGTGCGGTGCGAACCCGTCGAGGCGCCGTTCCTCGAGGTCGTGGCCCCGGGAGCGCAGACCCTCGTCCAGGACCTCGGCCGTCCCGGCCGGTCCGCGGAAGGCCTCTCCCGGTCCGGTGCGCTGGACCGCGCCGCGCTGCGCCGGGCGAACCGCCTCGTCGGGAACGCACCGGACCTCGCCGCCCTCGAGGTCGTCGCCGGGGGGTTGCGGGTCCGGGCCCACGGACGCCTCGTCCTCGCCCTGACCGGCGCCCCCGCGGAACTCACCGTCACGACCCCGACCGCGACGTTCCCGGTCGCCGCGGACCGGGCGTTCGCCCTCGACGCGGGCGAGGAACTCCTCGTCGGGAGTCCCGCCCATGGGCTGCGGTCGGTCCTGGCCGTGCGGGGCGGCCTCGCGGTCACGCCCGTCCTGGGCAGCCGCTCCACCGACCTCCTCTCCGGTACCGGACCGGACCCGGTGCGGGCCGGGAACCACCTGCCCGTCGGCCCCTCGCCCCGGAGTCCGGTCACCCTGGGGACCGCTGCGGTGCAGGACCTCCCCGCTGGCGGGGAGGTGGTGGAGATCGACGTGCGGCTCGGCCCGCGCGACGACTGGTTCACGACCGGGGCGCTCGACCGCTTCGCCACCCAGGAGTGGACGGTCACCCCGCGTTCCAACCGGGTCGGCCTGCGTCTCGACGGAGAACCCCTGGAGCGCCGGGTGCCGGGCGAACTGCCCAGCGAAGGAACGGTTCCCGGTGCGATCCAGGTCCCGCCGGACGGGCGGCCCGTCGTGTTCGGCGCCGACCACCCCGTCACCGGCGGCTACCCGGTCATCGCCTGCGTGGCCGCCCACCACCTCGACCTGCTCGCGCAGGTCCCTCCGGGGGCCCGCATGCGTTTCCGCCCCACGACACCAGGAGGAACGTCGGCGTGAAGAAGGTCCTCATCGCCAACCGCGGCGAGATCGCGGTCCGCATCGCCCGCGGCTGCGCCGACTACGGCATCGCCTCCGTCGCGGTCTACGCCGACGCCGACGCCGACGCGCTGCACGTCCGCACCGCCACCGAGGCGTGGGCGCTGCCCGGGACCACCCCCGCGCAGACCTACCTCGACGCGGCGAAGCTCCTCGCGGTGGCGCGCGCCAGCGGTGCCGACGCCGTCCACCCCGGGTACGGGTTCCTCTCCGAGGACGCGGGGTTCGCCCGCGCCGTCGAGGACGCCGGGCTCACGTGGATCGGTCCGACCCCCGACACGATCGAACGGCTCGGCGACAAGACCGCCGCCCGCGAGATCGCCCGCTCGGTGGGCGCACCGCTGGCCGCGGGCACCCCCGGGCCGGTGTCCGGGGTCGAGGAGGTCCTGGCGTTCGCGCGCGAGCACGGGCTGCCCCTGGTCGTAAAGGCCGCGTTCGGCGGTGGCGGTCGGGGGATGCGCGTCGTGCACGACCTCGAGGAGGTCCCCGAGGCCTACGACTCCGCCGTCCGCGAGGCCGTGGCCGCGTTCGGACGCGGTGAGTGCTTCGTCGAGCAGTACCTGGAACGCCCGCGACACGTCGAGGCACAGGTCGTGGGTGACGGCCGTGGGAGCGTCGTGGTCGTCGGCACCCGGGACTGCTCGGTCCAGCGGCGCAACCAGAAACTCGTCGAGGAGGCCCCGGCACCGTTCCTCACCGCGGCGCAGCACGAGGCCGTCGTGACTGCGGCGCAGAAGATCTGCGCCGCGGTCGACTACCGCGGCGCGGGGACGGTGGAGTTCCTCGTCGGGGCGGGTGGGGTGGTCTCGTTCCTCGAGGTGAACACCCGCCTGCAGGTGGAGCACCCGGTCACCGAGGAGACCACCGGGATCGACCTGGTGCGCCAGCAGTTCCTCGTCGCCGACGGCCTGCCGCTGGAGGTCACGGAGACCCCCGCACCCCGCGGGCACGCGTTCGAGTTCCGCCTCAACGCCGAGGACCCGGGTCGGGGTTTCCTGCCCACCCCCGGCGCGGTGGAACGTCTCGACCTGCCCGGCGGTCCAGGGGTCCGCGTCGACAGCGGGGTCACGACGGGTTCCGTCGTGGCCCCGGCGTTCGACTCGCTGGTGGCGAAGCTCGTCGTCCACGGCCGCGACCGTCGGCACGCGCTGCGCCGGGCCCGCCAGGCGTTGGCGGAACTGCGCCTCGACGGTTTCCCGACCGTCGCGGGTTTCCACCGCCGACTCCTGGAGGACCCCGCGTTCACCGACGACTTCGCGGTGCACACGCGCTGGATCGAGACCGAGTGCGACTGGCTCGGCGACCTCGCCGCGGACCGACCGCTTCCCCCCTCCGACGACGCGGTGGTCCGCACCTGGGTGGAACTCGACGGCCGGCGGTTCACCCTCGCCCTGCCCGCGGGTCTCGCTCAGGCGAACCCGGCACCCGTCGCCCCGCGAGCGGTGACCGACGACGCCGTGCTGAGCGCTCCGGTCGGCGGCAGTCTGGTGGGCTGGGACGTCGTCGACGGCCAGGAGGTCCGGGTGGGTGAGCACCTCGGCGCGATCGAGGCCATGAAGATGGAGACCCCGCTGCTCGCCCACCGCGCGGGCCGGATCCAGCTGACCGCGACGCCGGGCCGGCAGTTCCACGAGGGGGCCGAACTCGCCCGGATCGGGTGAGGGCTCAGCGCCGGGTGCGGCGTTCCAGCGCCGACAACTGGTGCTGGAGGTCCGCCGTCACCTCGTGCAGGCGGCGGTAGGCCGGGTACAGCTCGGCGTAGACCTCGGCGGCCACGGGATCCGGTTCGGTGACCGATTCGACGCGGTTCCAGGTGGCGTCCACGTCGACGGCGCCGAGGGCGACCGCGGCGAACTTCGCGTCCCCCAGGGCGGCCCCGACCCGTTCGGCGGGGAGTTCCTGGCGCAGGCCGGTGACGTCGGTGACGATCTGCGGCCACAACGGAGATCCCGTCCCACCCCCGACGGCGACCACGCGGCGGATGTCGACGCCCGCGTCCCGCATCACGTCGAGGTTGTGCCGCACCCCGTAGGCGGTCGCCTCGAGCAGCGCCCGGTCGACCTCGCCGCGGGTGCTGCGCAACGTCAGGCCCAGCAACGCGCCTCGGGCGTCGGCGTCCGCGAACGGTGTGCGCTCCCCGGCGAAGTAGGGCAGCGCGAGCAGCCCGTGGGAACCCGGCGGTACGGCGGCGGCCTCGGCGACGAGGTCCATCACGTCGGGTGAACCGCTCGTCTCCCGCCACCACTCGACGGCGCTGCCGGAACTCGCCATGCCCGCGGCCAGGGTGTCCTGCCCCGGACGGACCCCGGCCGTCCCCCACAGCGCGGGGTGGACCCGGGGACCGTCGGTGACGGCGATGAAGAACGTCGTGGAGCCGTACATGACCATCAGGTCCCCGGGCCGGCCGACGTCGACGCTCTCCGCCTCCGCCCACGCGTCGCAGGTGCCGGCCGCCACGGGCGTGCCGAGCGGGATCCCCGTCGCCGCGGACGCCGCGGCCGTCACGGTGCCGATCCGTTCGGAGGGCCAGACGAGCCGAGGCATGGGCAGACCCTCGGCGACCTCTTCGCAGCGGTCCTCGATCCAGGCCGCCTCGTGGCGGTCGTAGAGCGGGGTCGTCTGGCTGGCGGAGTGCTGGTCCAGGACGTACTCGCCGGTGAGCTTGAAGGCGAGGTAGGAGTTCGACATGAAGAAGTGGCGCGCCCGGGCGAACACGTCGGGTTCGTGGCGGCGCAGCCACTCCAGCTTCCCGCCGGCGGCCTGGGTGGACATCGTGGAACCGCAGCGGCGCAACAGGTCCTCGGCGCCGTAG
This region includes:
- a CDS encoding LamB/YcsF family protein codes for the protein MATIDLNADVGEGFGRWELGDDDAVLATVTSANVACGFHAGDPATMTRTVASAKQRGVRIGAHVSYRDLAGFGRRYVDASEDELTGDVVYQLGALSGVARTLGAQVDYVKPHGALYNTIAHDERHARAVITALLSFDASLPLVGLAGSPLLERARAAGLTVVAEAFADRAYTPEGNLLSRRVPGAVLHDPQEIADRMVRWVSDGTITAVDGSEVPVAAESICVHGDSPGAVEMARAVRSGLEGAGVTVRAFAG
- a CDS encoding 5-oxoprolinase/urea amidolyase family protein codes for the protein MRFLPCGSDGLLVEVADLDEALALHASLTAGPPPGTTELVPAARTVLIRFQPLLTSAATLAAAVRDRSLSRGATATGTLVEIPVHYDGEDLAEVARTCGIDVPDLVRRHTAATWTVAFTGFAPGFAYLAGDDPVLDVPRRGTPRTTIPAGSVALAGRFGGIYPRASPGGWRLLGRTSATTWDVERAEPALLRPGMRVRFVETPEPPVPAVPPPVRCEPVEAPFLEVVAPGAQTLVQDLGRPGRSAEGLSRSGALDRAALRRANRLVGNAPDLAALEVVAGGLRVRAHGRLVLALTGAPAELTVTTPTATFPVAADRAFALDAGEELLVGSPAHGLRSVLAVRGGLAVTPVLGSRSTDLLSGTGPDPVRAGNHLPVGPSPRSPVTLGTAAVQDLPAGGEVVEIDVRLGPRDDWFTTGALDRFATQEWTVTPRSNRVGLRLDGEPLERRVPGELPSEGTVPGAIQVPPDGRPVVFGADHPVTGGYPVIACVAAHHLDLLAQVPPGARMRFRPTTPGGTSA
- a CDS encoding acetyl/propionyl/methylcrotonyl-CoA carboxylase subunit alpha, yielding MKKVLIANRGEIAVRIARGCADYGIASVAVYADADADALHVRTATEAWALPGTTPAQTYLDAAKLLAVARASGADAVHPGYGFLSEDAGFARAVEDAGLTWIGPTPDTIERLGDKTAAREIARSVGAPLAAGTPGPVSGVEEVLAFAREHGLPLVVKAAFGGGGRGMRVVHDLEEVPEAYDSAVREAVAAFGRGECFVEQYLERPRHVEAQVVGDGRGSVVVVGTRDCSVQRRNQKLVEEAPAPFLTAAQHEAVVTAAQKICAAVDYRGAGTVEFLVGAGGVVSFLEVNTRLQVEHPVTEETTGIDLVRQQFLVADGLPLEVTETPAPRGHAFEFRLNAEDPGRGFLPTPGAVERLDLPGGPGVRVDSGVTTGSVVAPAFDSLVAKLVVHGRDRRHALRRARQALAELRLDGFPTVAGFHRRLLEDPAFTDDFAVHTRWIETECDWLGDLAADRPLPPSDDAVVRTWVELDGRRFTLALPAGLAQANPAPVAPRAVTDDAVLSAPVGGSLVGWDVVDGQEVRVGEHLGAIEAMKMETPLLAHRAGRIQLTATPGRQFHEGAELARIG
- a CDS encoding FGGY-family carbohydrate kinase — encoded protein: MQRDLLLGVDIGTGSSKGVLTTLDGRVLARASRRHRTDNPRPGYVEHDADAVWWDDFCAVSRELTVRAADPTDVAHGRVVAVGASGIGPTVLLADEHGRPLRPAILYGVDTRSVQEAADLEERYGAEDLLRRCGSTMSTQAAGGKLEWLRRHEPDVFARARHFFMSNSYLAFKLTGEYVLDQHSASQTTPLYDRHEAAWIEDRCEEVAEGLPMPRLVWPSERIGTVTAAASAATGIPLGTPVAAGTCDAWAEAESVDVGRPGDLMVMYGSTTFFIAVTDGPRVHPALWGTAGVRPGQDTLAAGMASSGSAVEWWRETSGSPDVMDLVAEAAAVPPGSHGLLALPYFAGERTPFADADARGALLGLTLRSTRGEVDRALLEATAYGVRHNLDVMRDAGVDIRRVVAVGGGTGSPLWPQIVTDVTGLRQELPAERVGAALGDAKFAAVALGAVDVDATWNRVESVTEPDPVAAEVYAELYPAYRRLHEVTADLQHQLSALERRTRR